A DNA window from Phoenix dactylifera cultivar Barhee BC4 chromosome 13, palm_55x_up_171113_PBpolish2nd_filt_p, whole genome shotgun sequence contains the following coding sequences:
- the LOC103709664 gene encoding transcription factor Pur-alpha 1-like, translated as MEGGSGGNDVELVSKTLQFEHKLFYFDLKENPRGRYLKISEKTSATRSTIIVPVNGIAWFIDLFNYYVNTDEQDAFSKELKLDTKVFYFDIGENKRGRFLKISEASVNRNRSTIIVPAGSSGEEGWAAFRNILLEINEEASRLFIVPNQQHMEPPERLPGLSDDVGAGFISGHSAQSASGSELNVDRLVELPPQEDIGGMGMSKVIRVDQKRFFFDLGSNNRGHFLRISEVAGADRSSIILPLSGLKQFHEMIGHFVEITKDRFEGMTGPNVRTVEPAQR; from the exons ATGGAGGGCGGTTCGGGTGGGAACGACGTGGAGCTGGTGTCCAAGACGCTGCAGTTCGAACACAAGCTGTTCTACTTCGATCTGAAGGAGAACCCCCGTGGGAGGTACCTTAAGATCTCGGAGAAGACGTCGGCGACGAGGTCCACCATTATCGTCCCTGTTAACGGCATCGCCTGGTTCATCGACCTCTTCAATTACTATGTCAATACTGACGAGCAGGATGCCTTCAGCAAGGAGCTCAAGCTCGACACCAAG GTGTTTTACTTTGATATCGGGGAGAATAAAAGGGGGCGCTTCTTGAAG ATTTCAGAGGCATCTGTCAACAGAAATCGTAGTACAATCATTGTTCCAGCCGGAAGCTCAGGCGAAGAAGGATGGGCAGCATTTAGGAACATTTTGCTAGAGATTAATGAAGAAGCTTCCCGACTTTTCATTGTACCAAATCAG CAACATATGGAACCACCAGAGCGACTTCCAGGACTTTCAGATGATGTTGGGGCTGGATTTATATCAGGCCATAGTGCACAGTCAGCCTCTGGGTCAGAGTTAAATGTTGACCGATTGGTTGAATTGCCTCCTCAGGAGGATATTGGAGGCATGGGGATGTCTAAAGTAATTAGGGTAGATCAAAAGAGGTTCTTCTTTGATTTAGGTAGCAATAATAGGGGCCATTTCTTGAGGATATCTGAG GTTGCTGGTGCAGATCGCTCATCAATCATCCTTCCCTTGTCTGGTCTGAAGCAGTTTCATGAAATGATCGGTCATTTTGTGGAGATAACCAAGGACAGATTTGAAGGAATGACTGGTCCAAATGTGCGGACAGTGGAGCCGGCACAGAGATGA